The Aliiroseovarius sediminilitoris region GCTTCTGATCTGGCCCTACGCGGTCGCGCCTGCCGTGGCCGGTGTGCTGTGGCTCTTTATGTTCAACACCCGCGTGGGCGTCGTGTCTTGGTATCTGGGGCAGTTGGGATATGACTGGAACCATGTGCTGAATGGCAGCGAGGCGATGGGGCTGGTCGTCGTCGCCTCGGCCTGGGGGCGGATAAGTTATAACTTCCTGTTTTTCTTTGCCGCCCTGCAAGCCGTGCCCCGTTCGGTGATTGAAGCCGCAGCGATTGACGGCGCCCGTTTCTGGCGGCGCTTTTTCACCATCGTCTTGCCGCTTCTGTCGCCCACCACTTTTTTCCTCTTGGTGGTCAACGTGGTCTATTCCTTTTTCGAGACGTTCGGCGTGATCCACACCATCACCTCGGGTGGGCCGCAGCAATCGACGACGATCCTTGTCTATAAAGTCTTTTCGGACGGGTTCGTCGGCCAGGATCTCGGGTCAAGCTCGGCGCAGTCGGTGATCCTTCTGATCGTGGTCGGGCTGCTGACTGTGCTTCAGTTCAAGTTCGTCGAAAAAAGGGTGCACTACTGATGGCCCGCGACATACATGGCATGGTCGAAAAACGCGGGGTGGGGCTGTGGCTGACCCATCTGTTGATGATACTTGGCGTGTTGGTCATCTTCTTCCCGATCTGGCTGGCCTTCGTCGCTTCGACCGTCTCGCAACCCGAAATCGTGCGCCCCCCCATGCCGCTTTGGCCCGGCGATCAGTTCTTTGAAAACTACAAGGCGGCGCTGTTGTCGGGCGTGAATGTGCCGGTCGCGACGATGCTGTTCAACTCGCTGGTCATGGCGGTAGGGATCGCCGTGGGCAAGATCGTGATCTCGCTTCTGTCCGCCTTCGCCATCGTCTATTTTCGCTTTCCCGGCCGAACGTTCTTTTTCTGGATGATCTTCCTGACCCTGATGCTGCCGGTCGAGGTGCGGATCGTGCCGACCTACGAGGTCGTGGCGGGGTTCGGGATGCTGAACAGCTATTCCGGGCTGATCTTCCCGCTGATTGCGTCGGCGACGGCAACCTTCCTGTTTCGCCAGTTTTTCCTGACCATTCCCGATGAACTGGCCGAGGCCGCGCGCGTCGACGGTGCCCGCCCGATGCGGTTTTTCTGGGACATCGTCGTGCCGATGAGCCGCACGAACGTGGCTGCCCTGTTCGTGATCCTGTTCATCTATGGCTGGAACCAATACCTTTGGCCGCTGCTGATCACCACCGACCCGGAAATGAACACCATCGTCATGGGCATCAAGCAGATGTTCCCATCAGGCGATGATGTGGCGGATTGGCCGGTGATCATGGCGACCTCGATCCTTGCGATGGTCCCGCCGGTGATTGTCGTTGTGTCGATGCAGAAACTGTTCATCCGCGGCCTAGTAGATAGCGAGAAGTGATCCATGGCGACTGTCACGCTGAAAGATATCAAGAAAAGTTTCGGGTCCACCGATGTGATCCACGGCATCAGTGCGGAAATCGCC contains the following coding sequences:
- the ugpA gene encoding sn-glycerol-3-phosphate ABC transporter permease UgpA, which gives rise to MEKRVTFRGWLLPLCLIAPQVIISAVFFFYPAGQAIWQSLFIPDPFGLSMQYVGLGNFEYLLSDRFYRASFVTTGIFSILVTLASMIPALFLAVLADRLIKGSGVYRTLLIWPYAVAPAVAGVLWLFMFNTRVGVVSWYLGQLGYDWNHVLNGSEAMGLVVVASAWGRISYNFLFFFAALQAVPRSVIEAAAIDGARFWRRFFTIVLPLLSPTTFFLLVVNVVYSFFETFGVIHTITSGGPQQSTTILVYKVFSDGFVGQDLGSSSAQSVILLIVVGLLTVLQFKFVEKRVHY
- the ugpE gene encoding sn-glycerol-3-phosphate ABC transporter permease UgpE, with product MVEKRGVGLWLTHLLMILGVLVIFFPIWLAFVASTVSQPEIVRPPMPLWPGDQFFENYKAALLSGVNVPVATMLFNSLVMAVGIAVGKIVISLLSAFAIVYFRFPGRTFFFWMIFLTLMLPVEVRIVPTYEVVAGFGMLNSYSGLIFPLIASATATFLFRQFFLTIPDELAEAARVDGARPMRFFWDIVVPMSRTNVAALFVILFIYGWNQYLWPLLITTDPEMNTIVMGIKQMFPSGDDVADWPVIMATSILAMVPPVIVVVSMQKLFIRGLVDSEK